One part of the Odontesthes bonariensis isolate fOdoBon6 chromosome 15, fOdoBon6.hap1, whole genome shotgun sequence genome encodes these proteins:
- the LOC142400599 gene encoding uncharacterized protein LOC142400599 isoform X2, translated as MEESIDVKALRARFYNQGSTSDNSSRDSGSPKSPRPGFGRVILPVTANERAQRQSPIIRPPAASPGLVRFQRAEPMAAPIPSRPASFPRPPPISAVRPPFQPPDASKVKQTGELLQNMMWRQQGPPGSKPIPTLAPVPAIGPGASPTSTQLPPRQQPRQRSAGDVTPLRKPLPLEGFKPLKPKRPPYVNLEPFLKSKRGPSLPALPALRKSEGSGDRRMSLPSVVTPPNPPQRCNKPSRQPHQIASVEFDNVQDTYDDIGSFDKNESCSENSSQCMDGDDDDDLYEFIDENQVEVNRLTLEKMNKKEEKRKREQEKKELQERLKKQNELKKNFQLQGEVEVIHTAKVRHDWNGVGKLDLSVRQGESVEIIRVKNNPGGKWLARSLSGNYGYISNTCVDIDYEAVKRKALQSRKRDTSELPPPPPDPPKMFNPESNNRDSMLEDDDDYDDVQPLPEDFPPPPPEISIDPKVEKDLRKRFKYDGPLTVLHCMMVDPNCIIKKQGNNYLPVTQGEVVDVIQLTSSKKALCRNRFGKYGYVSRGLLLPMEGDIYDDVDYADDIYDNDSPHPDY; from the exons GAGGAGAGTATTGACGTAAAGGCTCTCAGAGCCAGGTTCTACAACCAGGGCAGCACTTCGGACAACAGCAGTCGAGACAGCGGCTCACCAAAATCTCCAAGGCCTGGGTTTGGGAGAGTGATCCTACCTGTGACAGCGAACGAACGAGCCCAAAGACAGTCACCCATTATTCGTCCACCTGCAGCTAGCCCAGGTCTAGTGAGGTTCCAGAGGGCAGAGCCGATGGCAGCTCCCATCCCCTCCAGACCTGCTTCCTTCCCTCGACCACCACCCATATCTGCTGTCAGACCACCCTTCCAGCCACCAGACGCCAGTAAGGTCAAGCAGACGGGGGAGCTACTACAGAACATGATGTGGAGGCAACAGGGACCCCCAGGTTCCAAACCGATCCCAACTCTAGCTCCAGTTCCAGCTATAGGCCCTGGGGCATCTCCCACCTCCACACAACTACCCCCCCGACAGCAGCCCCGCCAGAGGAGTGCAGGAGATGTGACCCCACTCAGGAAGCCCCTGCCTCTTGAGGGGTTCAAGCCCTTGAAACCAAAACGACCTCCTTATGTCAACCTGGAACCCTTTCTGAAGTCCAAGCGAGGACCTTCCCTCCCTGCCCTCCCTGCCCTGAGGAAAAGTGAAG GCTCAGGAGACAGAAGAATGTCTTTACCATCAGTGGTCACTCCTCCAAATCCTCCACAGCGATGCAACAAACCCAGCAGACAACCGCATCAGATTGCCTCTGT GGAGTTTGACAACGTACAGGACACCTACGATGATATCGGAAGCTTTGATAAAaatg AGTCCTGCAGTGAAAACAGTTCACAGTGTATGGATGGG GATGATGACGATGACTTGTATGAGTTTATTGATGA GAACCAGGTGGAGGTAAACCGTCTCACTCTTGAGAAGATGAACaagaaagaagagaagaggaaGCGGGAGCAGGAGAaaaaggagctgcaggagcgTCTGAAAAAACAGAATGAACTGAAAAAGAACTTTCAG TTGCAAGGTGAGGTAGAGGTCATTCATACAGCCAAAGTTCGACACGACTGGAATGGAGTAGGAAAACTGGACCTGAGTGTTCGACAAGGAGAAAGTGTGGAGATCATCCGTGTGAAGAATAACCCTGGAGGCAAATGGCTGGCTCGTTCTCTGAGCGGAAACT ATGGATACATCAGCAACACGTGTGTGGATATCGACTATGAGGCAGTAAAGAGAAAAGCGCTCCAGTCGAGAAAAAGGGACACATCAGAGTTACCTCCACCACCTCCAGACCCCCCAAAGATGTTTAATCCGGAGTCCAACAACAGAGACAG CATGCTTGAAGATGATG ATGACTATGACGATGTTCAGCCATTGCCTGAGGATTTTCCCCCACCTCCACCTGAAATCAG CATTGATCCGAAAGTGGAAAAGGACCTAAGAAAAAGATTCAAG TATGACGGGCCTCTCACAGTGCTGCACTGCATGATGGTGGATCCTAACTGCATCATAAAGAAACAAGGAAACAATTATCTTCCTGTGACTCAGGGAGAAGTCGTGGATGTCATCCAGCTCACGAGCAGCAAGAAAGCTTTGTGTCGAAACAGGTTTGGAAAAT ATGGTTATGTATCAAGAGGTCTTCTTCTTCCCAT GGAAGGAGATATATATGATGATGTTGACTATGCAGATG aTATCTATGACAACGACTCTCCACACCCAGATTATTAA
- the LOC142400599 gene encoding uncharacterized protein LOC142400599 isoform X1, with translation MEESIDVKALRARFYNQGSTSDNSSRDSGSPKSPRPGFGRVILPVTANERAQRQSPIIRPPAASPGLVRFQRAEPMAAPIPSRPASFPRPPPISAVRPPFQPPDASKVKQTGELLQNMMWRQQGPPGSKPIPTLAPVPAIGPGASPTSTQLPPRQQPRQRSAGDVTPLRKPLPLEGFKPLKPKRPPYVNLEPFLKSKRGPSLPALPALRKSEGSGDRRMSLPSVVTPPNPPQRCNKPSRQPHQIASVEFDNVQDTYDDIGSFDKNESCSENSSQCMDGDDDDDLYEFIDENQVEVNRLTLEKMNKKEEKRKREQEKKELQERLKKQNELKKNFQLQGEVEVIHTAKVRHDWNGVGKLDLSVRQGESVEIIRVKNNPGGKWLARSLSGNYGYISNTCVDIDYEAVKRKALQSRKRDTSELPPPPPDPPKMFNPESNNRDSMLEDDDDYDDVQPLPEDFPPPPPEISIDPKVEKDLRKRFKYDGPLTVLHCMMVDPNCIIKKQGNNYLPVTQGEVVDVIQLTSSKKALCRNRFGKYGYVSRGLLLPMEGDIYDDVDYADGEFQFSRSVINSI, from the exons GAGGAGAGTATTGACGTAAAGGCTCTCAGAGCCAGGTTCTACAACCAGGGCAGCACTTCGGACAACAGCAGTCGAGACAGCGGCTCACCAAAATCTCCAAGGCCTGGGTTTGGGAGAGTGATCCTACCTGTGACAGCGAACGAACGAGCCCAAAGACAGTCACCCATTATTCGTCCACCTGCAGCTAGCCCAGGTCTAGTGAGGTTCCAGAGGGCAGAGCCGATGGCAGCTCCCATCCCCTCCAGACCTGCTTCCTTCCCTCGACCACCACCCATATCTGCTGTCAGACCACCCTTCCAGCCACCAGACGCCAGTAAGGTCAAGCAGACGGGGGAGCTACTACAGAACATGATGTGGAGGCAACAGGGACCCCCAGGTTCCAAACCGATCCCAACTCTAGCTCCAGTTCCAGCTATAGGCCCTGGGGCATCTCCCACCTCCACACAACTACCCCCCCGACAGCAGCCCCGCCAGAGGAGTGCAGGAGATGTGACCCCACTCAGGAAGCCCCTGCCTCTTGAGGGGTTCAAGCCCTTGAAACCAAAACGACCTCCTTATGTCAACCTGGAACCCTTTCTGAAGTCCAAGCGAGGACCTTCCCTCCCTGCCCTCCCTGCCCTGAGGAAAAGTGAAG GCTCAGGAGACAGAAGAATGTCTTTACCATCAGTGGTCACTCCTCCAAATCCTCCACAGCGATGCAACAAACCCAGCAGACAACCGCATCAGATTGCCTCTGT GGAGTTTGACAACGTACAGGACACCTACGATGATATCGGAAGCTTTGATAAAaatg AGTCCTGCAGTGAAAACAGTTCACAGTGTATGGATGGG GATGATGACGATGACTTGTATGAGTTTATTGATGA GAACCAGGTGGAGGTAAACCGTCTCACTCTTGAGAAGATGAACaagaaagaagagaagaggaaGCGGGAGCAGGAGAaaaaggagctgcaggagcgTCTGAAAAAACAGAATGAACTGAAAAAGAACTTTCAG TTGCAAGGTGAGGTAGAGGTCATTCATACAGCCAAAGTTCGACACGACTGGAATGGAGTAGGAAAACTGGACCTGAGTGTTCGACAAGGAGAAAGTGTGGAGATCATCCGTGTGAAGAATAACCCTGGAGGCAAATGGCTGGCTCGTTCTCTGAGCGGAAACT ATGGATACATCAGCAACACGTGTGTGGATATCGACTATGAGGCAGTAAAGAGAAAAGCGCTCCAGTCGAGAAAAAGGGACACATCAGAGTTACCTCCACCACCTCCAGACCCCCCAAAGATGTTTAATCCGGAGTCCAACAACAGAGACAG CATGCTTGAAGATGATG ATGACTATGACGATGTTCAGCCATTGCCTGAGGATTTTCCCCCACCTCCACCTGAAATCAG CATTGATCCGAAAGTGGAAAAGGACCTAAGAAAAAGATTCAAG TATGACGGGCCTCTCACAGTGCTGCACTGCATGATGGTGGATCCTAACTGCATCATAAAGAAACAAGGAAACAATTATCTTCCTGTGACTCAGGGAGAAGTCGTGGATGTCATCCAGCTCACGAGCAGCAAGAAAGCTTTGTGTCGAAACAGGTTTGGAAAAT ATGGTTATGTATCAAGAGGTCTTCTTCTTCCCAT GGAAGGAGATATATATGATGATGTTGACTATGCAGATGGTGAGTTTCAATTTTCACGTTCTGTGATAAACTCCATATGA